In Desulfofundulus kuznetsovii DSM 6115, the following are encoded in one genomic region:
- the acsC gene encoding acetyl-CoA decarbonylase/synthase complex subunit gamma codes for MGLTGLEIFKQLPKTNCKDCGHPTCLAFAMAMAAGKAGLDQCPHVSEAAKEALGAASAPPVALVKIGTGEKELTLGNETVLFRHDKRFEHPTGIAITVSDTAGEEEIAARVGQINKLVFDRVGQLHSVNLVAVTNDSGDADKFAAAVKVVAENTAYPLILITEDTAAMEKALEVVGSKKPLLCGATAANYEGMTALAKKYEAPMVVKGTDLNGLAELVEKVVALGYKQLILDSGAREVHKVLADQTQIRRQALKRFRPFGYPTITFVTNEDPIQAVADATVYICKYAGIVVLQTADPADILSLITLRLNIYTDPQKPIAVESKIYEIGNPGPDSPVYITTNFSLTYFCVAGDVEASRVPGYILPVDTDGISVLTGWAAGKFTAEKIAEMLKNSGIAEKVSHRKVIIPGGVAVLSGKLQELSGWEVLVGPRESAGIPSFLKQRWNA; via the coding sequence ATGGGTTTAACAGGTTTGGAAATTTTTAAGCAACTGCCCAAGACCAACTGCAAGGACTGCGGTCACCCGACCTGTCTGGCCTTTGCTATGGCCATGGCGGCCGGTAAAGCTGGTCTCGACCAGTGCCCCCACGTAAGTGAAGCAGCAAAGGAAGCCCTGGGCGCTGCTTCCGCTCCGCCAGTGGCCCTGGTAAAGATTGGCACAGGCGAAAAAGAGCTGACGCTGGGTAATGAAACCGTGCTCTTCCGCCATGACAAGCGTTTTGAACATCCCACGGGAATTGCCATCACTGTGAGCGACACCGCCGGCGAAGAAGAAATTGCCGCCCGTGTAGGCCAGATCAATAAGCTTGTCTTTGACCGGGTTGGCCAGCTCCACAGTGTGAACCTGGTAGCCGTCACAAATGATTCCGGTGATGCGGATAAGTTTGCCGCGGCAGTGAAGGTGGTGGCTGAAAACACCGCATATCCCCTGATCTTGATTACCGAAGACACGGCGGCCATGGAAAAAGCTCTGGAAGTTGTGGGCAGTAAGAAGCCGCTGCTGTGCGGGGCTACCGCGGCCAACTACGAAGGTATGACCGCGCTGGCCAAGAAGTATGAGGCCCCCATGGTGGTCAAGGGAACCGACCTCAATGGACTGGCCGAGTTGGTGGAAAAGGTAGTGGCCCTGGGTTACAAACAACTGATTTTGGATTCAGGCGCCCGGGAAGTCCATAAGGTCCTGGCCGACCAGACCCAGATCCGCCGCCAGGCATTGAAGCGTTTCCGCCCCTTTGGCTATCCCACCATTACCTTTGTTACCAACGAAGACCCCATTCAGGCCGTGGCCGATGCCACAGTGTACATTTGTAAGTATGCGGGGATTGTGGTGCTTCAAACGGCCGATCCGGCGGACATTTTATCGCTGATCACCCTGCGTCTGAATATTTACACCGACCCTCAGAAACCAATCGCCGTGGAATCCAAGATTTACGAGATTGGCAATCCCGGCCCCGATTCCCCGGTTTACATCACCACCAACTTCTCCCTCACCTATTTCTGTGTGGCCGGGGACGTGGAAGCCAGCCGCGTACCGGGTTATATTCTCCCCGTAGACACCGACGGCATTTCCGTCCTTACCGGATGGGCAGCCGGAAAATTCACCGCCGAGAAAATTGCCGAGATGCTCAAAAACTCCGGTATTGCTGAAAAGGTATCCCATCGCAAGGTAATCATCCCCGGGGGGGTGGCCGTGCTGAGCGGCAAACTCCAGGAACTCTCCGGCTGGGAAGTACTGGTGGGACCGCGGGAATCTGCAGGTATTCCTTCCTTCCTGAAGCAACGCTGGAACGCCTAG
- the acsB gene encoding acetyl-CoA decarbonylase/synthase complex subunit alpha/beta, producing MPEQINFDQIFEGAIEPGKEPKRLFKETYEGTITALSYAEILLNQAIRTYGADHPVGYPDTAYYLPVIRCLSGEEVKTLGDMVPILNRVRAQVREDFRDFTNARLAGEATWYAADIIEAIRYLQYSPENPLHVPPWTGFIGDPVVRQYGTKMVDWTIPGEVLILGRARDPKELARVVNKLMGMGFMLFLCDEVIEQLLEEGVKLGVDLIAYPLGNFTQVVHCANYALRAGMMFGGIKPGLRDAQRDYQRRRIRAFVLYLGEHDMVKTAACMGAINIGIPIITDQPLPEDKQIKDWFIYEPDLEKAIQLGMELREIKITSIEIDAPITVGPAFEGESIRKKDMYVEFGGTRTPSFELVRMAGPDEVEDGKVEVIGPDIDTVQPGSAMPLGIIVDVYGRKMQEDFEPVLERRIHYFTNYGEGLWHVAQRDIMWVRISNGAFAKGFRLKHLGNILYAKFKSEFAAVVDRVQVTIYTDEQKVLEMRELARQYYKKRDDRLKELKDETVDTFYSCTLCQSFAPTHVCIVPPERTGLCGAVSWLDAKASYEINPHGPNQPIKLEGLIDPVKGQWKSVNEFVHANSQRTIEAVNFYTIMEYPMTSCGCFECILAMVPECNGFMVVNREHGGMTPSGMTFSTMAGTIGGGAQMPGFMGISKSYLASRKFVPADGGLARVVWMPKALKDQLRPQLEEAAEAAGLGRDFVDKIADETVGTSGEEILPFLEEKGHPALSLPPLL from the coding sequence ATGCCTGAGCAAATCAACTTTGACCAGATTTTTGAAGGAGCGATCGAGCCGGGGAAAGAACCCAAACGGCTCTTTAAAGAGACCTATGAAGGAACTATCACCGCGTTGAGCTATGCCGAGATACTGCTCAACCAGGCCATTCGCACCTACGGGGCGGACCACCCGGTGGGTTATCCCGATACGGCATATTACCTGCCGGTGATTCGCTGCTTGAGCGGAGAAGAGGTTAAGACTCTCGGCGATATGGTTCCCATCCTGAACCGGGTTAGGGCCCAGGTGAGGGAAGACTTCCGTGACTTCACCAATGCCCGGCTGGCCGGCGAGGCCACCTGGTACGCGGCGGACATTATCGAGGCCATTCGCTACCTTCAGTATAGCCCGGAGAACCCCCTGCACGTCCCACCCTGGACCGGCTTTATCGGCGACCCGGTGGTGCGCCAGTACGGCACCAAGATGGTGGACTGGACTATCCCCGGCGAAGTCCTGATCCTGGGCCGGGCCAGGGACCCCAAGGAACTGGCCCGGGTGGTCAATAAGTTAATGGGCATGGGCTTCATGCTTTTCCTCTGTGACGAGGTTATCGAACAGCTGCTGGAAGAAGGGGTCAAGCTGGGCGTCGATCTGATTGCCTACCCCCTGGGCAACTTCACCCAGGTGGTCCACTGCGCCAACTACGCCCTGCGGGCCGGCATGATGTTCGGCGGCATCAAGCCGGGCTTGAGGGATGCCCAGAGGGACTACCAGCGCCGGCGGATCCGTGCTTTCGTGCTCTACCTGGGCGAGCACGATATGGTCAAGACGGCCGCCTGCATGGGGGCAATCAACATCGGCATTCCCATTATCACCGACCAGCCCCTGCCTGAAGACAAGCAAATAAAGGACTGGTTTATCTACGAGCCGGATCTGGAAAAAGCCATCCAGCTGGGCATGGAGCTGCGCGAAATTAAGATTACCAGCATAGAAATCGATGCACCCATCACCGTCGGCCCGGCCTTCGAGGGTGAGTCCATCCGCAAGAAGGACATGTATGTGGAATTCGGCGGCACCAGGACTCCCAGCTTCGAACTGGTGCGCATGGCCGGCCCGGACGAAGTGGAAGACGGCAAGGTGGAGGTTATTGGTCCCGACATCGACACCGTACAACCGGGAAGCGCCATGCCCCTGGGTATCATCGTGGATGTTTACGGGCGTAAGATGCAGGAAGACTTCGAGCCCGTGCTGGAGCGGCGCATCCACTACTTCACCAACTACGGGGAAGGTCTGTGGCATGTGGCCCAGCGGGACATCATGTGGGTGCGTATAAGCAACGGCGCTTTTGCCAAAGGCTTCCGCTTAAAACATCTGGGCAATATCCTCTACGCCAAGTTCAAATCGGAATTTGCCGCGGTGGTGGACCGGGTGCAGGTAACCATTTACACCGACGAGCAAAAGGTACTGGAGATGCGGGAACTGGCCCGGCAGTACTACAAGAAACGGGATGACCGGTTGAAGGAGTTGAAGGATGAAACCGTGGACACCTTCTACTCCTGCACCCTGTGTCAGTCCTTTGCCCCCACCCACGTGTGCATCGTTCCTCCCGAACGGACGGGCCTGTGCGGTGCGGTGAGCTGGCTGGACGCCAAGGCTTCCTATGAAATCAACCCCCACGGGCCAAACCAGCCCATCAAGCTGGAGGGGCTCATAGATCCGGTCAAAGGACAGTGGAAGTCAGTCAACGAATTTGTTCACGCCAACTCCCAGCGGACCATCGAGGCGGTCAACTTCTACACCATCATGGAATATCCCATGACTTCCTGCGGCTGCTTCGAATGCATCCTGGCCATGGTGCCGGAGTGCAACGGCTTTATGGTGGTCAACCGGGAGCACGGCGGCATGACCCCCTCGGGGATGACCTTCTCCACCATGGCCGGCACCATTGGCGGCGGTGCCCAGATGCCCGGGTTCATGGGTATCAGTAAGTCCTACCTGGCATCCCGCAAGTTTGTCCCGGCCGACGGCGGCCTGGCCCGGGTGGTGTGGATGCCCAAGGCGCTGAAAGACCAGCTGCGGCCGCAACTGGAAGAAGCCGCCGAAGCAGCCGGCCTGGGCAGGGACTTTGTGGATAAGATTGCCGATGAAACTGTGGGCACCAGCGGCGAAGAGATCCTGCCCTTCCTGGAGGAGAAGGGGCACCCGGCCCTGAGCCTCCCACCGCTGCTTTAA
- the cooS gene encoding anaerobic carbon-monoxide dehydrogenase catalytic subunit: MPRFRDPSHTCRPSDAPRVVDPKVVKRSIDPAVIEMIDVAKERGVITTFDRVVAQQPQCQFGYKGICCRFCMMGPCRIKADEGPASKGICGASVWTVVARSVGLMLLTGAASHSEHASHMAHTLLECAEGHAPDYTVKDPDKLRRIARRIGIETEGKDDITLAKEVAEAALADYSRLKGFGESTWVKTTITPGRLEKFRTHNIMPSGVYNTISELVSQAHIGMDNDPVNIIFSALRVALADYTGMHVGTDLSDVLFGTPKPVVSEANMGVIDPAKVNIVLHGHNPILSDIIVQAAREMEDEARAAGAAGINLMGICCTGNEVLMRHGVPLVTSFASQELAITTGAIDAMVVDVQCIMPSIRTVAECFHTVIITTSPIAKIPGSYYLDFQTTKAIENAKQAIRLAIEAFKQRDPNKVHIPNIKNKVVAGWSLEALYELFRTVEPDNPVKALTDAILNGELKGVALLAGCNNLKRFQDDTHITIAKEMIKNDVFTVATGCAAQACAKLGLLAPEAMEFAGEGLKKFLTRISEKANLSTPLPPIFHMGSCVDNTRASDLLMDMANTLGVDTPKVPFVASAPEAMSGKAVAIGSWFVAMGTPVHVGSMPPVEGSDLIYSILTQVASDVYGGYFIFEMDPNVAAQKMLSALEYRTWKLGVHRKVAEDFETALCQNY, from the coding sequence ATGCCAAGGTTTAGAGATCCCAGCCATACCTGCCGGCCCTCGGATGCCCCCCGGGTTGTTGATCCGAAGGTTGTAAAAAGGTCCATAGATCCGGCAGTGATAGAAATGATCGATGTAGCCAAGGAAAGGGGAGTAATTACCACCTTTGACCGGGTGGTGGCACAGCAACCCCAATGTCAGTTTGGCTACAAAGGAATTTGCTGCCGTTTTTGTATGATGGGTCCCTGCCGGATTAAAGCCGATGAAGGTCCCGCCAGCAAAGGAATTTGTGGCGCTTCCGTATGGACCGTTGTGGCCCGCAGCGTCGGCCTGATGCTGCTTACCGGTGCAGCTTCCCACAGCGAGCATGCCAGCCATATGGCCCATACACTCCTGGAGTGCGCAGAGGGGCATGCTCCAGACTATACGGTCAAGGATCCCGATAAGTTACGCCGCATTGCCAGGCGCATTGGTATAGAAACTGAAGGCAAGGATGATATAACACTGGCCAAGGAAGTGGCCGAAGCAGCCCTGGCCGACTACAGCCGGTTAAAAGGCTTTGGTGAGTCCACCTGGGTAAAAACTACCATTACCCCTGGAAGGTTGGAAAAATTCCGCACCCATAACATTATGCCCAGCGGTGTTTACAATACCATTTCTGAACTGGTCAGCCAGGCACATATCGGTATGGATAACGACCCGGTAAACATTATCTTTAGCGCCCTGCGGGTAGCGCTGGCGGATTATACGGGAATGCACGTGGGCACCGACCTTTCCGACGTTCTCTTTGGCACCCCAAAACCGGTGGTCAGCGAAGCCAATATGGGAGTCATTGACCCGGCTAAAGTAAACATCGTCCTCCACGGGCATAACCCGATCCTCTCAGACATTATTGTCCAGGCCGCCAGGGAAATGGAAGACGAAGCCAGGGCTGCCGGAGCCGCGGGCATCAATCTGATGGGTATCTGCTGTACCGGCAACGAGGTGCTCATGCGTCATGGTGTACCTCTGGTTACCTCCTTTGCTTCCCAGGAACTGGCCATTACTACCGGAGCCATCGATGCCATGGTGGTGGACGTGCAGTGCATCATGCCGTCGATCCGCACCGTTGCTGAGTGCTTCCATACCGTGATTATCACCACTTCACCTATTGCCAAAATTCCTGGATCTTATTACCTGGACTTCCAAACCACCAAAGCGATCGAAAATGCCAAACAGGCAATCCGGCTGGCCATTGAAGCCTTTAAGCAAAGAGACCCCAACAAAGTACACATTCCCAATATCAAGAATAAGGTGGTGGCCGGCTGGAGTTTGGAAGCCCTTTATGAACTCTTCCGCACCGTGGAGCCAGACAATCCTGTGAAGGCCCTTACCGATGCAATTTTAAATGGCGAGCTCAAAGGGGTGGCCCTGCTGGCAGGTTGCAATAACCTGAAACGCTTCCAGGATGACACCCATATCACCATTGCTAAGGAAATGATTAAAAATGATGTCTTTACCGTAGCTACCGGTTGTGCCGCCCAGGCCTGCGCCAAGCTGGGGCTGCTGGCTCCCGAAGCCATGGAGTTTGCCGGCGAAGGGCTGAAAAAATTCCTGACCCGGATCAGTGAAAAGGCCAATTTGAGCACTCCGCTGCCGCCCATTTTCCACATGGGCTCCTGCGTGGACAACACCCGGGCCTCCGACCTGCTCATGGATATGGCCAACACGCTGGGCGTAGATACACCCAAGGTGCCTTTCGTTGCATCCGCCCCCGAGGCTATGAGCGGCAAGGCAGTGGCCATCGGTTCCTGGTTTGTAGCCATGGGCACACCGGTACACGTGGGCTCCATGCCGCCCGTAGAAGGCAGCGATCTCATTTACAGCATCCTTACCCAGGTAGCCAGCGACGTCTACGGTGGGTACTTCATTTTTGAAATGGATCCCAACGTGGCCGCTCAAAAGATGCTCAGCGCTTTAGAATATCGTACCTGGAAACTGGGCGTGCACCGCAAAGTGGCCGAGGACTTTGAAACTGCCCTGTGCCAGAACTATTAA
- a CDS encoding AAA family ATPase — translation MKLAISGKGGVGKTTIAAALAKSFAETHQTVYAIDADPDACLAAAIGIPEEVASELKPIVEMRDLIRAKTGEGAFYTLNPQVNDVLDDYSYQYKNIKFIRMGGIKKGGSECYCRENTFLNAVVSSLLLDSNEVVIMDMGAGIEHLSRGTARGVDLMLVVVEPSRNSINTAHLVKRLAADLGIRKVRIIGNKIRTAREKEYIENHFSPEEILGFIEFNNEIWEKAMEPNSDAAGELLAGMREVREKILREAGDR, via the coding sequence ATGAAGCTGGCCATCTCCGGAAAGGGCGGTGTCGGCAAAACCACCATCGCTGCTGCACTGGCCAAGTCCTTTGCGGAAACCCACCAAACCGTCTATGCCATTGACGCCGATCCCGATGCCTGCCTGGCTGCCGCCATAGGGATCCCCGAGGAGGTTGCCAGCGAATTAAAACCCATCGTGGAAATGCGGGATCTCATCCGGGCCAAAACCGGAGAGGGTGCCTTTTATACTCTCAACCCGCAAGTGAACGATGTGCTGGATGATTACAGCTACCAGTATAAAAACATCAAATTTATCCGCATGGGTGGGATTAAAAAAGGCGGTTCCGAATGCTATTGCCGCGAAAATACCTTCCTTAACGCCGTGGTTTCTTCCTTGCTTCTGGATAGCAATGAAGTAGTAATTATGGATATGGGGGCCGGCATCGAACACTTGTCCCGTGGGACAGCTAGAGGCGTAGACCTGATGCTGGTGGTGGTGGAGCCTAGCCGCAACAGCATAAATACCGCGCACCTGGTCAAGCGGTTAGCGGCCGACCTGGGGATTCGCAAAGTAAGGATCATTGGCAATAAGATTCGCACTGCACGGGAAAAGGAATATATAGAAAATCATTTTTCACCGGAAGAGATATTGGGTTTCATCGAGTTCAACAACGAAATATGGGAAAAAGCTATGGAACCGAACTCAGATGCAGCGGGAGAACTGTTAGCCGGCATGAGGGAGGTTCGCGAAAAAATACTGCGAGAGGCAGGTGATCGGTAA
- a CDS encoding phasin family protein encodes MFKTAERLILAGIGALALTAERAEKMINELVERGQMSREEARNFLQELIAKGEQEKANLAETLRREISQLREDLGLVTRAEIEELKNRVARLEEQLSQKQNET; translated from the coding sequence ATGTTTAAGACAGCCGAAAGGTTAATCCTGGCCGGCATTGGTGCCCTGGCTTTAACCGCCGAAAGGGCAGAAAAAATGATCAACGAGCTGGTGGAAAGGGGACAAATGAGCAGAGAAGAAGCACGCAATTTTCTGCAGGAACTAATCGCAAAAGGGGAGCAGGAAAAGGCTAACCTTGCGGAAACCCTGCGCCGGGAGATCTCCCAATTAAGAGAAGATCTGGGTCTGGTTACCAGAGCGGAAATAGAGGAACTTAAAAACAGGGTCGCCCGCCTGGAAGAACAACTGTCACAGAAACAAAACGAGACCTGA
- a CDS encoding 4Fe-4S binding protein: protein MTKPKKFKFNYQINQELCMSCAACELECKDGGIYIDDTVHYNINLDNCTRCGRCYRACPAGAISRVPNP from the coding sequence TTGACAAAACCAAAGAAGTTTAAGTTTAATTACCAGATTAACCAGGAGCTTTGCATGTCCTGTGCGGCCTGTGAGCTGGAATGTAAGGATGGGGGCATTTATATTGACGACACGGTACACTATAATATTAACCTGGACAATTGTACCCGCTGTGGTCGTTGTTACCGTGCCTGCCCGGCAGGGGCAATTAGTAGAGTACCCAATCCTTAA
- a CDS encoding RtcB family protein, with amino-acid sequence MRIITTERLPIKIWAREVEEGALEQARHLANHPYARHHIALMPDVHQGYGMPIGGVLATEGVIIPNAVGVDVGCGVRAVRTNQTVEAVRPRLRDILNQIQRAIPTGFNHHKKPQSSPLFHRAPDVPVIREELENARYQLGTLGGGNHFIEIQRDDQDHVWIMLHSGSRNFGKKVADYYNRLAINLNERYGPPVPREWQLAYLPLDTHEGQNYLAAMQYCLEFARENRAHMMKAILEICHSLLPDFTWGEELDVHHNYAFLEKHFGQQVMVHRKGAVRAVGDVIVPGSMGSPSYICRGLANPESFASCSHGAGRVMGRNEARRRIPVEKVIKEMQALGVELFKAKKGDLAEECRQAYKDIDQVMEDQRDLVEIKIRLQPLGVVKG; translated from the coding sequence ATGAGGATTATTACAACTGAAAGGCTACCCATTAAAATTTGGGCCCGGGAGGTGGAAGAGGGCGCCCTGGAACAGGCCCGCCACCTGGCCAATCACCCGTATGCCCGCCATCACATTGCCCTGATGCCCGACGTCCACCAGGGTTACGGCATGCCTATCGGAGGAGTGCTGGCCACGGAAGGGGTAATCATCCCTAACGCCGTAGGGGTGGACGTGGGGTGCGGGGTGCGGGCAGTGAGAACAAATCAGACGGTGGAAGCTGTACGGCCCCGTTTAAGGGATATCCTAAACCAGATCCAGCGGGCTATTCCCACCGGCTTTAACCATCATAAAAAACCTCAAAGCAGCCCCCTTTTTCACCGCGCCCCGGATGTACCGGTAATCCGGGAAGAACTGGAAAACGCCAGGTACCAGCTGGGTACGCTGGGCGGCGGAAATCACTTTATCGAAATCCAGAGGGACGACCAGGATCATGTATGGATCATGCTGCATTCCGGTTCGCGGAACTTTGGCAAAAAAGTGGCCGATTATTACAACCGCCTGGCCATAAACTTAAACGAGAGGTATGGTCCCCCAGTACCCCGGGAATGGCAACTGGCTTATTTGCCTTTAGATACCCATGAAGGACAAAATTACCTGGCGGCCATGCAGTATTGCCTGGAATTTGCCCGGGAAAACCGGGCTCATATGATGAAAGCAATTCTGGAAATCTGTCATTCCCTGTTGCCTGATTTTACCTGGGGAGAAGAACTGGACGTGCACCATAATTACGCCTTTTTAGAAAAACACTTTGGCCAGCAGGTGATGGTACACCGCAAGGGGGCCGTGCGGGCGGTAGGGGACGTAATCGTACCCGGGTCCATGGGCAGCCCGTCTTACATCTGCCGCGGCCTGGCCAATCCGGAAAGTTTTGCCAGCTGTTCCCATGGGGCAGGACGGGTAATGGGTCGCAATGAAGCCCGCCGGCGCATACCGGTGGAAAAAGTTATTAAAGAAATGCAGGCTCTGGGAGTTGAGCTATTTAAGGCCAAAAAGGGAGACCTGGCGGAAGAGTGCCGCCAGGCCTACAAGGATATTGATCAGGTAATGGAAGACCAGAGGGATTTGGTGGAGATCAAGATCAGGTTGCAGCCCCTGGGAGTAGTCAAAGGTTAG
- a CDS encoding FAD-binding protein: MYTQEMLEAIKLVEQTRERRLKETFPRLKPEEKENLLRSYHPDYMPEATRPVKVGPNKGEKFTHEHADLLESRSMLDPDTFSLDNIDFDVDVLVIGGGGAGTSAALLAHEAGASVLIATKLRHGDANTMMAEGGIQAADKENDSPAIHYLDVMGGGGYYNIPELVAALVKDAPLCIQWLESLGCMFSKFPDGTMHTIHGGGTSRKRMHFAHDYSGAEIMRTLRDEARNRGIPVIEFSPAVELIIDEYGQCAGAVLYNLETEQYLVVRAKTVIIATGGSGRLHIGGFPTTNHYGATADGIVMAYRAGAKLIYLDATQFHPTGVAFPEQIVGQLVTEKVRGLGAQLVNAEGEQFVYPLETRDAVSSAIIRECKERKKGITTPSGMHGVWLDSPMIDIIHGKGTVERELPAMFRQYKRFNINMAEQPILVYPTLHYQNGGILINDRAETSIPNLYVAGEASGGVHGRNRLMGNSLLDIIVFGRRAGMNAAERAKSVKLGRLTLDHVKRYHEELRKEGLGQKVAPILLPDYRGKISG; this comes from the coding sequence ATGTATACTCAGGAAATGCTGGAAGCTATTAAACTCGTGGAACAAACCAGGGAACGGCGTTTAAAGGAAACTTTCCCCCGTCTAAAGCCGGAAGAGAAAGAAAATCTTTTGCGCTCCTACCATCCGGACTATATGCCTGAAGCCACCAGGCCGGTAAAGGTAGGCCCCAATAAAGGCGAAAAATTTACCCACGAACATGCCGACCTGCTGGAAAGCCGCAGTATGCTTGATCCCGATACTTTTTCCCTGGACAATATAGATTTCGACGTGGATGTCCTGGTTATTGGCGGTGGCGGCGCCGGTACATCGGCAGCGCTTTTAGCCCACGAAGCGGGAGCCAGTGTACTGATCGCTACCAAGTTGCGCCACGGCGATGCCAACACCATGATGGCTGAAGGAGGCATCCAGGCAGCAGACAAAGAAAACGACTCCCCGGCCATCCACTACCTGGACGTGATGGGCGGCGGAGGTTATTATAATATCCCCGAACTGGTCGCCGCTTTAGTAAAAGACGCACCCCTGTGCATCCAGTGGTTGGAAAGCCTGGGCTGCATGTTCAGCAAATTCCCCGACGGCACCATGCATACCATTCATGGCGGGGGCACCTCCCGCAAACGCATGCATTTTGCCCATGACTATTCAGGCGCGGAGATTATGCGCACCCTGCGGGATGAGGCCCGCAACCGGGGTATTCCCGTTATTGAATTTTCCCCGGCCGTGGAGCTAATTATTGATGAATACGGGCAGTGTGCCGGAGCTGTACTGTACAATCTAGAAACCGAACAGTACCTGGTGGTAAGGGCAAAAACAGTGATTATTGCCACCGGCGGTTCCGGCCGCCTGCACATTGGCGGTTTCCCCACCACCAACCACTACGGTGCCACGGCGGACGGCATTGTCATGGCTTACCGGGCAGGGGCAAAGTTAATTTATCTGGACGCCACCCAGTTCCACCCGACGGGCGTGGCCTTTCCCGAACAAATCGTCGGGCAACTGGTAACCGAAAAGGTGCGGGGTCTCGGCGCCCAGCTGGTTAATGCGGAAGGTGAGCAATTTGTCTACCCGTTGGAAACCAGGGATGCGGTTTCATCGGCAATCATCCGGGAATGTAAAGAACGGAAGAAAGGAATAACCACGCCCAGCGGCATGCATGGCGTGTGGCTTGATTCCCCCATGATCGATATTATTCACGGCAAGGGCACGGTGGAAAGAGAACTGCCGGCCATGTTTCGCCAGTATAAACGTTTCAATATAAATATGGCCGAACAACCCATCCTGGTTTACCCAACTCTTCACTACCAAAATGGCGGCATTTTGATTAACGACCGGGCCGAAACAAGCATCCCCAATCTCTACGTGGCCGGCGAAGCATCCGGGGGAGTACACGGGCGCAACCGGCTTATGGGCAACTCCCTGCTGGATATCATCGTGTTTGGCCGCCGGGCCGGCATGAATGCCGCCGAAAGGGCAAAAAGCGTAAAATTAGGCAGGCTTACCCTCGATCACGTCAAACGCTACCATGAGGAACTGCGGAAAGAAGGTCTTGGCCAGAAGGTCGCCCCGATTTTACTCCCGGACTATCGCGGTAAAATCAGTGGTTAG
- a CDS encoding 4Fe-4S dicluster domain-containing protein, with protein sequence MAEEREMVNIYIMGKHYKVPYGLTIMKAMEYAGYRFIRGCGCRGGFCGACGTVYRKPGDFRLKVGLACQTMVEDNMYLTQIPFYPANKATYNLEELTPTLATLLRYYPETTRCLGCNQCTRICPQELKVMDYIAAAQRGDIEKVAHLSFDCIMCGLCASRCPAEIVQYNVAILARRLYGRHIAPPAQHLAKRVEEIKAGKFDEELDRLMKMDKEELQKLYNARDIEP encoded by the coding sequence ATGGCCGAAGAAAGAGAAATGGTAAACATATACATTATGGGTAAACATTATAAGGTGCCCTATGGCCTGACGATTATGAAAGCCATGGAATACGCGGGCTACCGTTTTATCCGGGGCTGCGGCTGCCGGGGGGGTTTTTGCGGTGCCTGTGGTACGGTTTACCGCAAACCGGGAGATTTCAGGCTAAAAGTGGGCCTGGCCTGTCAAACCATGGTGGAAGACAACATGTATTTGACCCAGATCCCCTTTTACCCGGCCAATAAAGCCACCTATAACCTGGAAGAACTCACTCCCACCCTGGCCACATTGTTGCGGTACTATCCTGAAACAACCCGCTGCCTTGGTTGCAACCAGTGTACCAGGATCTGTCCCCAGGAATTAAAGGTAATGGACTATATAGCCGCGGCCCAGCGGGGAGATATTGAAAAAGTGGCCCATTTATCCTTCGATTGTATTATGTGCGGTCTCTGTGCTTCCCGCTGTCCCGCTGAAATCGTTCAATATAATGTGGCCATTCTGGCTCGCCGGCTCTATGGCCGCCATATTGCCCCACCGGCCCAACACCTGGCCAAACGGGTAGAAGAAATCAAGGCCGGGAAGTTTGATGAGGAACTGGACAGGCTGATGAAGATGGATAAAGAGGAACTACAAAAGCTATACAACGCCCGGGATATTGAACCTTAA